In Deinococcus detaillensis, the following are encoded in one genomic region:
- a CDS encoding DEAD/DEAH box helicase: MTVPTALDLPQTVGWTEVAALEFPARAARTVPLHALPSGQPVMRYLQRAFPRGIYQHQADAAACAANFENFAVTTGTASGKTLCFHLAAMESLTTLPDGKVIVLYPQKALGPEQEERWCTALQTAGIDAEVGRIDGHVAVSQREAILERCRVVIMTPDVMHAWLLSNLGKKAVTRFIRAVRLIIVDEVHTFSGVFGSNAAYLFRRFEHASKLLSRKRLQYVCSSATISDPQRHLQLLFGREFSLIGPGRDGSPKQPVSLHFLSLQNGSKDFLTGASHLLQHLAQERLKFLCFSDSRKQTENLAAIVARRDHDQPEDELLGDAEEDHPVDASALARLSILPYRSGYEARDRSEIQTRLARGQLDGVISTSALELGMDIPYLDAVVLLGIPASSTSFQQRVGRVGRSKPGRVFILSSGLPSERILFEDPQQILRRPPAASTLYLENPNIQCIHALCLGHLGGEHNTLLGVLGRTTEGDFESPVTWPDGFVDLVEKERSGTLPAAMQPLRTQAGEHPNRAFPLRDVETSFKVEVRSANGTHDLGTLSHSQMMREAYPGAVYLYATRAYRVTRINALARTIQVRPERRYSTKPISLPTLAYPNLDQESVHHAEVRAGLTAVDCDVMISESVIGFSERRGGNAFNSPYPLDAHRTGICFQQPRFSRNFYSTGVILHHAALQGEVPRARLAELVLEAFALVVPFESRDIGITTDKLRVSQPGLEKGQSILVVYDQTYGSLRLSSKLLERGVLERVFETAVQLTEYAVEAEPEAQERGSLLEIRRVLQALADDARQPFTVPTWQAVPLPVAEPGERVRVILAGSHGICLLHGNREMSVSQVYYSPRGGLQYKGRLATDHAWETHLTVVPVEGLQAIPGVSQQGWYDLDLGEVVSEDVAQSAPS; the protein is encoded by the coding sequence ATGACCGTTCCTACTGCCCTTGATTTGCCTCAGACTGTCGGTTGGACCGAAGTGGCTGCCCTCGAATTCCCCGCACGGGCGGCCCGCACCGTGCCGCTTCACGCCCTCCCCAGCGGCCAACCGGTCATGCGCTACCTCCAGCGAGCCTTCCCCCGAGGGATTTACCAGCACCAAGCGGACGCTGCCGCCTGCGCGGCGAATTTCGAGAACTTTGCCGTCACCACCGGCACGGCCAGCGGCAAGACGCTGTGCTTTCACCTGGCGGCCATGGAATCGCTGACGACCTTGCCGGACGGCAAAGTGATCGTGCTCTACCCGCAAAAAGCCCTGGGCCCTGAGCAGGAAGAGCGTTGGTGCACCGCCCTTCAGACCGCTGGCATCGACGCTGAAGTGGGCCGGATTGACGGCCACGTCGCCGTCTCGCAGCGCGAGGCTATCCTGGAGCGCTGCCGGGTGGTGATCATGACGCCGGACGTCATGCATGCCTGGCTCCTGAGTAACCTCGGCAAGAAAGCAGTCACGCGCTTTATCCGGGCCGTGCGCCTGATCATCGTCGATGAAGTGCATACCTTCAGCGGGGTATTCGGCAGTAATGCTGCTTATCTCTTTCGCCGCTTTGAGCACGCTTCCAAACTGCTGAGCCGAAAGCGGTTGCAGTATGTTTGCTCTTCGGCCACCATCAGTGACCCGCAGCGTCACCTTCAGTTGCTCTTTGGCCGTGAGTTCAGTTTAATTGGTCCAGGCCGTGACGGCTCACCTAAGCAGCCGGTCAGCTTGCACTTCCTGAGCTTGCAGAACGGAAGCAAGGATTTCCTCACGGGCGCGTCTCACTTGCTACAGCACCTGGCGCAGGAGCGCTTGAAGTTCCTGTGTTTCAGCGATTCGCGCAAACAAACTGAGAATCTGGCGGCCATCGTGGCGCGCCGAGACCACGACCAGCCTGAGGACGAGCTGCTCGGCGACGCTGAGGAAGACCATCCGGTGGACGCGTCTGCGTTGGCCCGGCTCAGCATTTTGCCGTACCGCAGCGGATACGAAGCGCGCGACCGCAGTGAGATTCAAACCCGCCTGGCCCGCGGCCAACTCGACGGTGTCATCTCGACCAGTGCCTTGGAGCTCGGAATGGACATTCCTTATCTGGACGCGGTCGTGCTGCTGGGCATTCCAGCGTCGAGTACCAGCTTTCAGCAGCGTGTCGGCCGGGTGGGACGCAGCAAGCCGGGACGGGTCTTCATTCTCAGCAGCGGCCTTCCCAGTGAACGCATTCTGTTTGAAGACCCGCAACAGATCCTGCGTCGCCCGCCAGCGGCCAGCACGCTCTATCTGGAAAACCCCAACATCCAGTGCATTCACGCGCTGTGCCTGGGACACCTGGGTGGTGAGCACAACACCTTGCTGGGGGTTCTCGGCCGCACGACCGAGGGCGATTTCGAGAGCCCTGTGACGTGGCCGGACGGCTTTGTCGACCTCGTTGAGAAGGAACGTTCTGGAACCTTGCCAGCGGCCATGCAGCCGCTGCGGACCCAGGCCGGTGAGCATCCCAACCGCGCCTTTCCTCTGCGGGACGTCGAGACCAGCTTCAAAGTGGAGGTGCGCAGCGCAAACGGCACCCATGACCTGGGGACCCTCTCGCACTCGCAGATGATGCGGGAAGCCTACCCCGGTGCGGTGTACTTGTACGCCACCCGCGCCTACCGGGTTACGCGCATCAATGCGCTGGCCAGGACGATCCAGGTTCGGCCGGAGCGGCGCTACTCCACCAAACCGATCAGCTTGCCCACCCTGGCCTACCCGAATCTGGACCAGGAAAGCGTACATCATGCGGAAGTCCGGGCTGGCCTGACGGCGGTCGACTGTGATGTGATGATTTCCGAGAGCGTGATTGGGTTCAGTGAGCGGCGTGGCGGCAATGCGTTCAACAGCCCGTACCCTTTGGATGCCCACCGAACGGGCATCTGCTTTCAGCAGCCGCGCTTCTCCCGTAATTTTTATAGTACGGGCGTCATCCTTCATCACGCTGCCCTTCAGGGTGAGGTACCGCGGGCTCGCCTGGCAGAACTGGTGCTCGAAGCGTTCGCGCTGGTCGTTCCGTTCGAGAGCCGGGATATCGGCATCACCACCGACAAACTGCGTGTCAGTCAACCGGGCCTCGAGAAAGGGCAGAGCATTCTCGTCGTCTACGATCAGACTTACGGCAGTTTGCGGCTGTCGTCGAAACTGCTCGAACGAGGCGTGCTGGAACGTGTCTTTGAGACGGCGGTGCAACTGACGGAGTACGCCGTAGAAGCTGAACCCGAAGCGCAGGAGCGCGGCAGCCTGCTCGAGATCCGTCGGGTGCTGCAGGCGCTGGCCGACGACGCGCGGCAGCCGTTCACGGTTCCCACCTGGCAGGCCGTTCCGCTCCCTGTCGCTGAGCCTGGCGAACGGGTCCGCGTGATCCTCGCAGGCTCACACGGGATCTGCCTGCTGCACGGCAACCGTGAGATGAGTGTCTCGCAGGTGTATTACAGCCCTCGTGGGGGTCTGCAGTACAAAGGCCGTCTCGCTACCGACCACGCCTGGGAAACGCACCTGACCGTAGTGCCGGTAGAAGGGCTTCAGGCCATTCCGGGCGTGAGTCAGCAAGGGTGGTACGACCTCGACTTGGGCGAAGTGGTTTCCGAAGACGTAGCTCAGTCCGCGCCATCTTGA
- a CDS encoding nuclease domain-containing protein → MFPSTDLASVAWQPRVTWVKPSGQPLPGPREWEVAALILDELPGSWESLQVSRNGAALQVTQRHLAGQIQVVVEWPRAGPGQYWLTFSCAGHVATLSCLVEALKLLPGGVESLLADLYEQLPADVALSLQQAGGLAGIAPAALKPATPEEELARLKRALYGTADRPGLINSLRAVAQRPHQVLEAYRLPVRRELLKRPRPAALVRAITQSANHPDHERAVKLPDERVAAHVDIYENHVVKAAVLMVRQRLLALARVATQRKELGQPVADLRADFEWAVSSAPFLTEVSALRGPPVHLTMVLVKRDEYRAALETLLDLQRALEIRLDDERLLHPLQNLPALYQLWCSLHVILALTDACKAAGFALVEERLTSTYPGTVLLKVLPNGQPLLRFERPADGSRVTMTSERTFRRQGSAFRSVSFEQRPDLVIEVQRENGLAELWILDPKYKLDSENDPVSGEAHQPDPAGRPKKTDIDKMHAYRDAIRSPAGAQAVRFAGILYPGPDCSYSPGLGAISARPLHAGALRASLRALFETQEVLTPTPHHDPDTEAS, encoded by the coding sequence TTGTTTCCTTCCACTGATCTCGCCAGCGTGGCGTGGCAACCCCGAGTCACCTGGGTCAAGCCCAGTGGTCAGCCGCTGCCTGGTCCGCGGGAATGGGAAGTCGCTGCCCTGATCCTGGATGAGCTCCCCGGATCCTGGGAAAGCTTGCAGGTCAGCCGCAACGGCGCGGCGCTGCAAGTCACGCAGCGGCACCTGGCGGGACAGATCCAGGTGGTGGTGGAATGGCCGCGCGCCGGCCCCGGTCAGTACTGGCTAACCTTTTCGTGCGCCGGTCACGTCGCAACCCTGTCCTGTCTGGTTGAGGCACTCAAGCTGCTGCCAGGGGGAGTCGAGTCACTGCTGGCTGATCTCTATGAGCAGCTGCCAGCCGACGTGGCCCTCAGCCTCCAGCAGGCTGGCGGACTCGCCGGGATCGCGCCGGCAGCGCTCAAGCCTGCCACGCCGGAGGAGGAACTCGCGCGATTGAAGCGGGCCTTGTACGGTACGGCGGACCGCCCCGGCCTGATCAACAGCTTGCGTGCGGTTGCTCAGCGTCCTCATCAAGTGCTGGAGGCCTACCGCTTGCCTGTGCGCCGTGAGCTGCTCAAGCGTCCCCGGCCAGCAGCGCTGGTGCGGGCGATCACCCAGAGTGCAAACCATCCCGACCATGAACGTGCGGTGAAGCTGCCTGACGAACGGGTGGCCGCTCACGTGGATATCTACGAGAACCATGTGGTAAAAGCTGCGGTTCTGATGGTGCGCCAGCGTCTTCTGGCACTGGCGCGCGTCGCAACCCAGCGCAAGGAGCTCGGTCAACCCGTGGCTGATCTGCGAGCCGACTTCGAATGGGCGGTGTCAAGTGCTCCGTTCCTGACCGAGGTATCGGCCCTGCGTGGCCCTCCAGTCCACCTGACCATGGTGCTCGTCAAACGCGACGAATACCGTGCAGCCCTCGAAACGCTGCTGGATCTTCAGCGTGCCCTTGAGATCCGTCTGGATGACGAGCGTCTGCTTCATCCCCTGCAGAATCTGCCGGCTCTTTACCAGCTCTGGTGCTCACTGCACGTCATTCTGGCCCTGACGGACGCCTGCAAAGCTGCCGGCTTCGCTCTCGTGGAGGAGCGACTCACGTCCACCTATCCAGGAACTGTGCTGCTTAAGGTGTTGCCAAATGGGCAACCTCTCCTTAGATTTGAACGTCCGGCGGATGGTAGCCGAGTAACGATGACGTCTGAACGCACCTTTCGCCGCCAGGGCAGCGCCTTTCGGTCTGTGAGTTTTGAGCAGCGCCCGGACCTTGTTATCGAAGTACAACGTGAGAACGGATTGGCAGAACTCTGGATTCTCGATCCGAAATATAAACTCGATAGTGAAAACGACCCTGTCAGCGGTGAGGCCCATCAGCCAGACCCTGCTGGGCGTCCGAAGAAGACGGATATCGACAAGATGCACGCTTACCGCGACGCAATTCGCAGTCCAGCGGGCGCGCAGGCGGTGCGCTTCGCCGGCATTCTCTATCCGGGTCCAGACTGTTCATATTCACCGGGTCTAGGAGCTATTTCAGCACGTCCTCTCCACGCCGGTGCCCTACGAGCCAGTCTGCGTGCGCTATTTGAAACGCAGGAAGTACTGACGCCGACGCCTCATCATGACCCTGATACAGAGGCTTCGTAG